A stretch of Candidatus Bathyarchaeia archaeon DNA encodes these proteins:
- a CDS encoding ComEC/Rec2 family competence protein has product MSLLRKIGLTVVGVLVLIVIVGALGFVPPSNLESPQTLTPGIVSTPTRHLAGVVSNVTVHFMDVGQGDAIFIDTNGKDVLVDGGGRSAGKAVVNYLISLNITKIDLVVGTHPHTDHIGGLVAVMTVLNVTSVLDNGDVADTQSYRDYIKLARQRALRVAERGDGVQLDNITVMTVLAPTQPLEFKDSNNNSIVLRVDVGNVTFILTGDIEASGEQSIIRAGLDIDGEILKVSHHGSRTSTSLEFIEAVSPEVAVISVGKGNIYGHPHQETLIKLATKGVHVYRTDLNGSIVISTDGAGYTVLVETPTA; this is encoded by the coding sequence TCAAACCTGGAAAGCCCTCAAACTTTGACACCAGGCATCGTCTCGACTCCTACCAGACACCTAGCGGGTGTAGTTAGTAACGTTACGGTACACTTTATGGACGTAGGGCAAGGCGACGCCATTTTCATCGACACAAACGGTAAAGATGTTCTCGTCGACGGTGGGGGCAGATCGGCTGGGAAAGCTGTTGTAAACTACCTTATAAGCCTAAATATAACCAAGATCGACCTAGTAGTTGGAACACATCCACACACAGACCACATAGGTGGACTCGTCGCCGTAATGACTGTTTTAAATGTCACCAGCGTGCTTGATAATGGCGATGTGGCGGATACCCAAAGCTACCGCGACTACATTAAACTGGCAAGACAGAGAGCACTCAGGGTCGCGGAGAGGGGGGATGGTGTTCAATTGGACAATATCACGGTAATGACTGTCCTCGCCCCGACGCAGCCCTTAGAGTTTAAAGATAGTAACAATAACAGCATTGTGCTTAGGGTGGATGTGGGTAATGTTACATTCATCCTAACAGGTGACATTGAAGCCTCTGGTGAACAGAGCATCATCAGGGCAGGATTAGACATTGATGGTGAGATTCTGAAAGTAAGCCACCACGGTAGTCGAACATCAACTAGTTTAGAGTTCATTGAAGCAGTAAGCCCAGAGGTTGCCGTCATAAGTGTCGGCAAAGGAAACATTTATGGACACCCGCACCAGGAGACCCTTATAAAGCTCGCAACCAAGGGTGTTCACGTATACAGGACGGATTTGAACGGTAGCATCGTCATCTCAACCGATGGAGCAGGTTACACTGTATTAGTTGAAACGCCAACCGCCTAG